A segment of the Halocatena salina genome:
CGAGCCACTTTGGACATCCTTCGTCCTCCCCCTATGCTCATTTATCTTCACTGGAAGCAGGCAGATACCGAGTCAGTTAGCGTATCTGCGATCGCTCAAAGAGCCCACGTGGTATCTGTACGTAAACCGTCTCAGTCCGTCCAATGCGTTCAACGCTGCACGCCATTACGTTCCGGATCTACTGGAGGGACTCCTACACGGCACGACGGTAGCAGGACCTCACGCTCCGAATGTATTCGGGATTGTCGTGTTATCTGTATGGATGACTGTGCCTGTCTTCATCGGATACCGACGCTTTAAGCACACTGAGTTGGGATAATTCCATGGGATTACCCCGTTGACTTTCTCGTAGTACCAGTCAGGACAATCAAATGGTTGCTATAGTGCTTTCGAACGATTTCGAAAATGGCTTTATCTCGTCCATTCATCGTTCTTTACATAGTAGGTATCCCCTCGTCGACGAATCGCTGGGCATCTCATCGGGGAAGATCGTTATTACGGGTTCAAAGCGAGGGCTCTTCTACTGGTACCAATTCAGCTCATCCATAACGTTCCCATATCTGTACTAATATGTCGTCGTTTTCTGTAACTTATCTAGAATAATATAGGTCGTCACTATCTCCTTTCTCTGTACTCGGAACGACTCTAGGATGGTTGGTAGGGCACAGCAGATGTCTCATACGCAGCAGCACCCATACTGATTGGTGTTCCTGCAGAGAAAAACAACTAGAGAGGAAGATGCCGTACCATGAGAGCGCCGAGAACGTATACGAAAAGACGGAAGGACAGAACTGGACGATAGAACACGCTTGATATCTCCCCCAGCTAAAAGCCAGCGGATTCTCAGCTGCTGGAAGCAGAAAAAGAGCAGTCTCAGCTGTTGTTTGAGTGGACCACACCCATTGTAGGCTCGAAACAACTACATACAGATCGGACCCGTGAGGGTCCCCACTGTTACCGACTCCCAAGCCGTAGGGGAATGCCATCCTCCGTTCGGAGTGTGACTCGTGGGTCAAGACTGAAAGCATTCCCCGCTTCCCACCTGAACTGGAACCGCTGTCCAACTGTTGCGAGAACGATTTTCGCTTCGAGCAGTGCGAACTTTCTCCCGATACACGCCCGACGCCCACCACCGAATGGAACGTACGCGAAGTCATGCAGTTCCTCTTCAAACCCATCCATCCATCGGTCGGGCGAGAACGTGAGGGGGTCATCGTAGAATCGTTCGTCCCGGTGAACGTGGATAACTGACAGGTGGACCTCGCGGTTTTCAGGGATGTGAAATCCATTCACGTCGACATCGGCCTCTGTCTGGCGGGGGATTGTATGAACGGGAGGATACAGACGGAGGGCCTCAGTGAGAATACGGTCGGTAAATGGTAGATCTAATAGATCTTCGTAGGAAGGGGACGCTCCATCCAATACCGTATCTAGTTCTTCGTGAAACGCCTCACGAATATCCGAATGCGTTGCCAGCAAGTACCAGGTGAACGCGAGCGCGGCTGCCGTCGTCTCGTGGCCTGCAAATACCATCGTGACTAGTTGATCCTCGATCTCTTGGGTACTGAGTTGCTCATTATCATCAGTGTCGCGAGCCTGTTGTAACTGCGTGAGGAGATCGTGCGTGCCTGAATTAGCCGATAATGGCTGCGATTGCTGTCCTCCTTCTCGAACGTCGTTCAGCAGCCCAGTATCAGTAGCCTGCCGCTGTGCATGCTTACCATCCTCTTCTAGAAGTGAACGGACTTCTTGGCCGAGCCGCATGGCTGACTGGTTGAAACTCCGGCGTGCAGGCGTCGGTAGCCAGCGGGGGAGTATCCATGACGTAGGAACAAACCAATCATTGAGTCCATCAGCCGCCTCGCGGAGTTCCTTGTCCTCTCCCGGCTTCATCTCTCGGCCGAAGAGGGTTGCAAACAAAACTTCGAGCGTGAGATCTCGCATCTCCGCTTCAATGTCACGAGTCTCGCCTTCCTCCCAGGTAGCGAGCCGTTGCTCTGTGCACGCTACCATCTCGTCTGTGTAGCCCTGGATCTGTTCGTAGAAAAATAGTGGTTGTAGAGTCTCACGCTGGCGGCGCCATTGCTGGTCTTCGGCTGAGAGTAAGCCGCTACCGAAGGCCCGCCGAAAATCTTCGGTTTTCCCGAATGCGTCGATGTCGGTTACAAGAGCTTGGTGGAGATATTCAGGATGGGCGAGCACGAACACGTCATCAACCCCTGGGAGCTTTATTCGGTAGACGTCTCCGCACTCTGACGTGGCAGTCTCCAAAAAACCGAGCGGATCACGGGCAAACTGAAGAGCATGCTTGATAACTGGGTGCCCGGATGGAGATGGTGGTAATTGAGGGTTCACAATACCCACTCCTTGCATGTCCCTGTAAATATTTCCGTCCAACACTTGAGTTAGCATCGTAGCTCATGGAATCCCTCTGTTGTATCCTATCCAGGGAACCCAGCCATGAGAGAAGATGACAGTGAATGGAGGTGATCATGGCATCTGTCACGCTGCCAAATCTAACAGACATCCCTTAATCCG
Coding sequences within it:
- a CDS encoding cytochrome P450; amino-acid sequence: MLTQVLDGNIYRDMQGVGIVNPQLPPSPSGHPVIKHALQFARDPLGFLETATSECGDVYRIKLPGVDDVFVLAHPEYLHQALVTDIDAFGKTEDFRRAFGSGLLSAEDQQWRRQRETLQPLFFYEQIQGYTDEMVACTEQRLATWEEGETRDIEAEMRDLTLEVLFATLFGREMKPGEDKELREAADGLNDWFVPTSWILPRWLPTPARRSFNQSAMRLGQEVRSLLEEDGKHAQRQATDTGLLNDVREGGQQSQPLSANSGTHDLLTQLQQARDTDDNEQLSTQEIEDQLVTMVFAGHETTAAALAFTWYLLATHSDIREAFHEELDTVLDGASPSYEDLLDLPFTDRILTEALRLYPPVHTIPRQTEADVDVNGFHIPENREVHLSVIHVHRDERFYDDPLTFSPDRWMDGFEEELHDFAYVPFGGGRRACIGRKFALLEAKIVLATVGQRFQFRWEAGNAFSLDPRVTLRTEDGIPLRLGSR